In one window of Nicotiana tabacum cultivar K326 chromosome 12, ASM71507v2, whole genome shotgun sequence DNA:
- the LOC107759824 gene encoding uncharacterized protein LOC107759824 isoform X1, whose translation MAKPKGSSSERKIWNNVFNLLFDLIKSQQTHLEYLAKDRKILEDRVKLLHDRWVNDGYSYQEQIFQMKQDFIVQEMEHIVEGAKAERFAVLKKRDAVMYKKKFEDADSLLADFRELLDYRSHKCSEPNDVPRTATNEKAETRNKAWEDEVRRLRTENERLTSEKNSEISALLAEKNFIWNQYNKLEHDMNEQLRSKRTEIELGNEKIRAFMSNIEELQSSNTDKDKTIATLKTEIAKLESGLVKKSEELFKLSRELELLKKSGSASVTPLLRQFTSASEPPKHRTDRKTVTFKEEPQSSQALEKRSSKRKAGDSISGAPKLFTSSFKVPKLKTSSPLVI comes from the exons ATGGCAAAGCCTAAAGGAAGTAGTTCGGAAAGAAAGATCTGGAACAATGTGTTCAACCTTTTATTCGATTTAATAAAATCACAGCAGACACATCTTGAATATCTCGCCAAAGACCGAAAAATTCTTGAAGATCGTGTAAAGTTACTGCATGATCGATGGGTAAATGATGGTTATAGCTATCAAGAACAAATTTTCCAG ATGAAGCAGGATTTCATAGTTCAGGAGATGGAGCACATTGTTGAGGGAGCGAAAGCAGAGCGTTTTGCTGTTTTGAAGAAACGGGATGCTGTTATGTACAAAAAGAAGTTCG AAGATGCAGATAGTCTACTGGCGGACTTCAGAGAATTGCTTGACTACCGGTCTCATAAATGCTCAGAGCCAAAT GATGTACCAAGGACTGCTACTAATGAAAAAGCAGAGACAAGAAACAAGGCATGGGAAGATGAGGTGAGAAGGCTGAGAACTGAAAATGAGAGGCTCACTTCAGAGAAAAATTCTGAGATTTCTGCTCTCTTGGCAGAGAAGAATTTCATTTGGAACCAATATAACAAACTGGAGCATGACATGAATGAGCAATTGAGGAGCAAACGTACTGAAATTGAGCTTGGAAATGAGAAAATACGTGCTTTTATGAGTAACATTGAGGAACTACAATCATCCAACACTGATAAGGATAAAACAATTGCTACGTTAAAAACTGAAATTGCCAAACTGGAATCTGGCCTCGTCAAAAAGAGTGAAGAGCTATTCAAACTTTCCAGAGAACTAGAGTTGCTAAAGAAGTCCGGAAGTGCCTCCGTCACTCCTTTGTTGCGTCAATTCACATCCGCATCAGAACCTCCGAAGCACAGAACGGATCGGAAGACTGTAACTTTCAAGGAAGAACCACAATCTTCACAAGCTCTTGAAAAG AGAAGTTCAAAACGAAAAGCTGGTGATAGTATCTCAGGTGCTCCAAAACTATTCACATCCTCATTTAAGGTACCTAAATTAAAAACTTCATCTCCTCTTGTGATATGA
- the LOC107759824 gene encoding uncharacterized protein LOC107759824 isoform X2, with translation MAKPKGSSSERKIWNNVFNLLFDLIKSQQTHLEYLAKDRKILEDRVKLLHDRWVNDGYSYQEQIFQMKQDFIVQEMEHIVEGAKAERFAVLKKRDAVMYKKKFEDADSLLADFRELLDYRSHKCSEPNDVPRTATNEKAETRNKAWEDEVRRLRTENERLTSEKNSEISALLAEKNFIWNQYNKLEHDMNEQLRSKRTEIELGNEKIRAFMSNIEELQSSNTDKDKTIATLKTEIAKLESGLVKKSEELFKLSRELELLKKSGSASVTPLLRQFTSASEPPKHRTDRKTVTFKEEPQSSQALEKFKTKSW, from the exons ATGGCAAAGCCTAAAGGAAGTAGTTCGGAAAGAAAGATCTGGAACAATGTGTTCAACCTTTTATTCGATTTAATAAAATCACAGCAGACACATCTTGAATATCTCGCCAAAGACCGAAAAATTCTTGAAGATCGTGTAAAGTTACTGCATGATCGATGGGTAAATGATGGTTATAGCTATCAAGAACAAATTTTCCAG ATGAAGCAGGATTTCATAGTTCAGGAGATGGAGCACATTGTTGAGGGAGCGAAAGCAGAGCGTTTTGCTGTTTTGAAGAAACGGGATGCTGTTATGTACAAAAAGAAGTTCG AAGATGCAGATAGTCTACTGGCGGACTTCAGAGAATTGCTTGACTACCGGTCTCATAAATGCTCAGAGCCAAAT GATGTACCAAGGACTGCTACTAATGAAAAAGCAGAGACAAGAAACAAGGCATGGGAAGATGAGGTGAGAAGGCTGAGAACTGAAAATGAGAGGCTCACTTCAGAGAAAAATTCTGAGATTTCTGCTCTCTTGGCAGAGAAGAATTTCATTTGGAACCAATATAACAAACTGGAGCATGACATGAATGAGCAATTGAGGAGCAAACGTACTGAAATTGAGCTTGGAAATGAGAAAATACGTGCTTTTATGAGTAACATTGAGGAACTACAATCATCCAACACTGATAAGGATAAAACAATTGCTACGTTAAAAACTGAAATTGCCAAACTGGAATCTGGCCTCGTCAAAAAGAGTGAAGAGCTATTCAAACTTTCCAGAGAACTAGAGTTGCTAAAGAAGTCCGGAAGTGCCTCCGTCACTCCTTTGTTGCGTCAATTCACATCCGCATCAGAACCTCCGAAGCACAGAACGGATCGGAAGACTGTAACTTTCAAGGAAGAACCACAATCTTCACAAGCTCTTGAAAAG TTCAAAACGAAAAGCTGGTGA